Part of the Ruegeria sp. AD91A genome, CACGGACTTCGTGTTCTTCGTTGCCGATGGTACGGGCGGCCATGCGTTTGCCGAGACTTTGCAGGAACACAATCGCAATGTCGCCAAATGGCGCGAGATTGAAGCAGAGCGGAATTCGGGGAATTAACCGGAACGAAATCTGGTTTCGTTCTTAGTGTTACGCCAACGCCGGCTTGTGACCCGGCGTTGGCCTTTTATTGTGCAGGCCGACCTTACGCCGCAGGGCGTTTGCCGCGTGGGCGACGCCGTTTGTTTGCTGCGGGTTTTCCTTCCCCGTTGGCGGGTTTGGGTTTGAACCCCCGGCGGCGGTTGCTCGGGCGGCGCGCCGGTTTTTCAGGTTGCACAGCTTCTGGCATCGAGCCACTGGCAACTGGGATCTCGATCTTCATCAGCTTTTGGATCTGACGCAGCAGATCAACTTCTTCCGGGGAGCAGAAGGCGATGGCTTCGCCCTCGCGCCCAGCTCGGGCGGTGCGCCCGATACGGTGGACGTAGTTGTCAGGCACCTCGGGCAGGTCAAAGTTGATCACGTAGGCGACGCCCGGGATGTCGATGCCTCGGGCCGCAACGTCGGTGGCCACCAGAATGTTGATTTCACCCGCGCGGAACGCCTTGATCGCGCGATCGCGCTGACCCTGGCTTTTGTTGCCGTGGATGGATGCGGCGTTATAGCCGTCAGCTACAAGGCCCTTCATCAGCCGTTCTGCACCATGTTTGGTGCGGGTAAAGACCAGTGTCAGGGCATCCACATCTTTCGACAGGATTTCACGCAGCTTGATTGGTTTTCCGGGTTTGGAAACGAAGTGCAAAGACTGCGTAATCTTGTCCGCCGCTTTGCCCGGAGGCGAGACCTGCACCCGCTGCGGGTTGGTCAGGTAGGCGCGGCTGAGTTCTTCCATCTGCTTCGGCATGGTGGCCGAAAACAGCATGGTTTGGCGTGGAGTGCCCAGTGCCGGCGCGATTTTGCGCAGTGCATGGATAAAGCCAAGGTCGAGCATCTGGTCAGCTTCGTCCAGCACCAGATGGCGTACCGCTCCGAGATTTACTGCACCACGTTCCATCAAGTCTATCAGGCGACCCGGTGTGGCGACCAGAATATCAGTGCCACGAGAGAGGATCATTATCTGTTTATTGATCGACTGGCCGCCTACAACGGTGGCCACGCGCAGCTTGGTGCCCTTCGTCAGGGTACGGAGGCTGTCGGCGATCTGGTTCACGAGTTCGCGGGTGGGCGCCAGGATCAGCGCCTTGGAGGTTTTCGGATCTGGCTTACCAGACTGGGCCAGAAGGTGATCGATCAGAGGCAGGCCAAAAGCCAGTGTCTTGCCGGTGCCGGTTTGAGCCAGTCCCAGAATGTCGTGACCATTCAGAGCAAGCGGAATCGCCTGGTTCTGGATCGGTGTGGGTTGAGTGAAATTGGCGCGTTTAAGTGCCTCGTTCAGTGCCGGGGCAAGGCCCAGCATATCAAAGTCGAACAAATAACTATCCTTTACAGCCCGAGGCGTTGGCCCGCGGACAGGTCATGAAGGGTCGCTCGTGGGCGACCGGCAGGGGTTGTGCGAGACCTCGGAACGAGCAGGTGCATCCTGCGCCATCCGGCCGTCGCGTCAAGAACCCTGCGTGATGGGGAACTGGAATGATAAACTGGCGCTGTGGGGCGGACCAGGTCCGCTCGGGCTCACGCTTCAGCGCAGTGATGGTAGGCACATGAGGGTTCGGTGGTGGAATGTCAAGCGCGGTTAAAAATTCGGGTGATCTTCCGGGTTGAAAAAGGCACTGTTCAAGGCGGCAGGCAGTAGGTGATCACAGTGGCAAGCCAACTGCTCTGCTGATCTCTTTTCCAGCATTCACGGCCTGATAGGTTGGAAATGGCATCCTCTCGGCAGTGTCAATGTTGCGCTGGATCCAGTTTCGTTCTTCCAGCTGGTGAAGGGATGAGGACAGCGCCCGATCTGTAATGATCGTGAGGCCCGATTTGATTGCCGAGAAACGATGAGGGGTGCCTGCCAGCGCCAGAACTGGCACAGTCCATGTTTTTCGTAGAAGTCTGGTTTCATCCTCAGTTCGGGCGGTTGTAATTATCTTGCTGGCGACTGACGCGGCTTCGATTCCGGTTGGAGTCAGTCGAAATTCTGAACGTAGAGGATGCCCGTGACCGGGATTTCTTTCGATCATTCCTAGTTCAATAAGATGAGCAAGGCTGGTTGCAAAGGCCGTTCGGCTTGCGTTGGTTGCGGCCAAAAGCGGGGCTTGTCGGCCCGGAACTTTGGCGTGCAGCAGGGCAAGAATGTTCAGTGACCAAGCCCGAGATGTCAGCTTGACAAGTGTATTGATGTCCATAAAGTATAGTAGCTATATTTTTGAAAAAAAGGAAGCCTTATGCCTCTCGTTTCATTGAAAAACACTATAACACTTGCGATGTCCGTGCAGGATCGACATGCCAGCGCAGATTGGTATGCCGTCAATCTCGGGTTTGAGCTTATCCACCACATTGATGAAGCGGGATGGAGCGAAATGCGGACGAATGTCGACGGAGTCACTTTGGGGCTGGGCGAACAGGCCGAAGCCTCTCCGGGGAATTGCGTGCCTGTCTTCGAAGTCGCGGATATCGTGGATGCGCGCAGAAAGTTGGAGGCGGCTGGAGTGGAATTTGACGGTGAAACGGAAACGATTGAGGGGATGGTCAGCACGGCCACGTTCTATGATCCGGACAGGAATGCGCTGATGTTGGCGCAGGATTTGACAGGCCAGGGCTGAGAGCATCTGGTAAAGGAATACTCAACACAGCGGTCGCCCTGCGTTGCGCTAGTGTTGCGTAACTTATTGACATTAAGTACGTAATTCCGTACTAGTTATGTCATGCTAGAAGAGGCGGGCGACGGCCCCGGGGCGACCCGGTGGCCGTTTTTCGCTTCTCTCGTGCGGAGAAAACTCACGCATGAGGTCACAGGCAAACATGACTTTGATTACCCCGGAAGAGCGGATTTCCCAGACGGCTGACTTGTTGCAGTCGCTTGAGAGGTCCATTCGAGATCTGCGGCAAGCAGCGGAAGAACTGCGCAAACAGATCGGAGCCGGGGAGGATGCAGATCTTGCTGGTTCAGCCAAGCAACTCGGGCAGTTAGAGGGGCTGATCCGAAGTTGTCAGAAAGTGGAGACAAGCTTTGTCGAACAACATCACAGACAAGCCGGAATTGCCCAAGGAGGGTACGCGCTCGATCTTGACCGAGCTCGGTTTGAAGTCGGGTGCAGGTTGGCTCGCCTCCGCGCCTGTTGCGGTGCAGAACAGATTTCTAAGTGAGATCGGGGAGGGGGGGCTGTGCGCCCTCCCTTTCCTGTTCGAGTTCTGGGCACTGCCGCATCAGTTGCCGCCCGAAGGCGACTGGCGGTCCTGGGTTATCATGGGTGGGCGCGGTGCTGGTAAGACGCGGGCCGGGTCCGAATGGGTGCGACAGGTGGTTGAGGGGGCTTTGCCGCTGGATCGCGGCGAGGCGTGTCGAGTGGCCTTGGTCGGTGAGACCTTTGATCAGGTGCGCGATGTGATGATCTTTGGCGATAGCGGGATATTGCAATGCTCACCGCCGGATCGTCGGCCCACGTGGAAGGCATCCGAGCGCAAGCTTATCTGGCCCAACGGGGCCGAGGCGCAGGCGTTTTCGGCGCATGACCCTGAGGGGCTGCGCGGGCCGCAGTTCGATGCGGCCTGGGTGGATGAACTGGCCAAATGGAAGAAGGCGGGCGAGACCTGGGATATGTTGCAATTTGCCCTGCGGCTGGGGGATCGGCCGCGGGTCTGTGTGACGACCACGCCGCGGAATGTGAAGGTTCTGAAGGCGTTGCTGGCGTCCCCGTCCACCGTGACGACCCATGCGCCGACAGAGGCGAACCGGGCCAATCTGGCGGAGTCGTTTCTGGCCGAGGTCCGTGCGCGCTATGCGGGCACGCGGCTGGGGCGGCAGGAACTGGACGGGGTGTTGCTGTCGGATGCCGAGGGGGCGCTGTGGACGGGCTCGATGCTGGAGGCGGCGCGGGTCGACCGGGTGCCCGATCTGGACCGTATTGTGGTGGCGCTGGACCCGGCAGTGACGGCAGGATCAGATGCGGATGCCTGCGGGATCGTGGTGGTCGGGGCGCAACTGCAGGGGCCACCCGAGGAGTGGCGGGCGTTCGTGCTGGCTGACCGGACGGTGCAGGGCGTTGGCCCGGCGGGCTGGGCGCAGGCGGCGATTGACGCGATGGATGAGCTCGGGGCCGAGCGGCTGGTGGCCGAGGTCAATCAGGGCGGGCAATTGGTTGAGGAGGTCGTGCGGCAGGTGGACCCTCTGGTCCCGTTCCGGGCGGTGCGTGCGTCGCGTGGCAAGGTCGCGCGGGCGGAGCCGGTGGCAGCGTTGTACGAACAGGGGCGGGTGTCGCATGTCGCCGGGCTGCACGCGCTGGAGGAGCAGATGTGCCAGATGACGGCGCGCGGGTTCGAGGGGCAGGGCTCGCCTGACCGGGTCGACGCGCTGGTCTGGGCGCTGCATGAGTTGGTTGTGGGGCCTGCGGGGGCCTATCGGCGGCCTAGGGTGCGGGCTTTGTGAGGGACTTTTTTCTTCAGTTTCAGAAGTCAAACAACTGCTTTTGAGATTTGAGAAGCCTGTGATCGCACTATGCCCCGGTAAATGTACTGGAATTAGTTGGAGATTTTTACTCGTTTAACCCGTACATCTCGGGAAACCATTTCGTAGCGAAATGGGTATTGAGAATATACTCCGTGCTTAAAAAAGTACTTTTCAGGTTGAAATGCACCAGCACTCTTGGAGAATTCATAGCGCCCGGTCGCTTGGACTTTGTTATCCAGCCAAATCGTTGTGTCGAAATTTCCTTCTCCATCAAATACTACCAGAACTTTCACTTCCCGCTCTTTACCATCTAGCACGAAGCGACCGGGGGATTTTGCAGTTGAAAGCTTTCCTCGAATACAAGACTCCCCCGGCCCCGTTTTTATGTCGCTAATGAGTGCCAAGTGTCCCGATTTTGTAACATCGATCTTTAGTGGTGGCGCGCAACCATGCCTGCCGTCGTGAATTTGAAACAGCCCAAATTTCTGACCCTTTTCGCCTGTCATGGATACGCGGCTTGTAAAAAGATATGCACCACGATGCGTTGCTGAAACCTTGTCAGTGTATATTTCCGCGCGTTGCGTGAATATACCACCAGGACAATGGTTGCTGCTGGTCTTGAACGTCCACGTTCGACCCTTTTTTGTGATTGAGCCTTTGTCCACACCACAAGAAATGCGCCATTTATCCAGCGGATTTGCATCTACAGAAGAAGCGAAGAGGGCACATGCAAAGCCCACGACAAATGCAAATCTAAACATCAAAACTCCGGACCAACAATATTGTTTGGAATCGAGCATATCACAACGAGAGATTCTACCCAAAGCACCTTGATTGATCTTGTGTCCGTCAAGATCGGCTCTATCTGCAACGACACCATTTGAATTCGTAGCTGAATTGGGCTTGTAGCAAAGGATCAAGACTACCGTTGCCCACCCCCCGTACGCCCCATTCCCAAGCCCTAAACTTCTTTCCCTCATAACTCCTTTCAACGAGCCGGGCAGAGCGGCGGCAGAAAGGAGAACAGATGGTATTCGATTTCTTGCGTCGTGGATCGGCTGGGGAAGCGCCGGAGGCAAAGGCGAGCGCGGCGGGGCCTGTGGTGGCGTGGCAGACGGGTGGTCGCGTGGCGTGGAGCCCTCGGGATGCGGTGTCGCTGACGCGGACGGGGTTTTCGGGGAACCCGGTGGGGTTTCGCTCGGTCAAGCTGATTGCCGAGGCGGCGGCGGCTTTGCCCTTGGCCCTGCAGGATCAGGCGCAGCGCTATGAGGCGCATCCCATGCTCAGCCTGATGCGGCGTCCGAATGCGGCGCAGGGGCGGGCGGAGTTGATGGAGGCCGTATTCGGGCAGCTGCTGTTGTCGGGCAATGCGTATGTCGAGGCGGTGCAGGCCGAGGAGGGGCTGCCGGTTGAACTGCATGTTCTGCGCTCGGACCGGATGAGCGTGGTGCCGGGGGCGGATGGCTGGCCCAGGGCGTATGACTATACGGCGGGGGGCAAGACACACCGTTTTGCGGCAGAGGCCATCTGTCACATCAAGTCCTTCCACCCGCAGGATGATCATTACGGGTTCTCGCCCATGCAGGCGGCGGCGATGGCGATTGATGTGCATAACAGCGCGTCTCGTTGGTCGAAATCACTGCTGGACAATGCGGCGCGGCCTTCGGGGGCGCTGGTCTGGAAGGGCGGTGATGGCCATGGGGTGATGGCCGAGGATCAGTTTCGGCGTCTGTCCGATGAGATTGAGCAGAACTATCGCGGGGCGCGCAATGCGGGGCGACCGATGGTTCTGGAAGGGGGGCTGGATTGGAAGCCGATGGGCTTTTCGCCCTCTGACATGGAGTTTCAAAAGACCAAGGAAGCCGCCGCCCGCGAGATCGCGTTGGCCTTTGGGGTCCCGCCGATGCTGCTGGGGATACAAGGCGACGCGACCTATTCGAACTATCAGGAGGCCAACCGGGCGTTTTATCGCCTGACCGTGCTGCCTCTGGTGACGCGGGTGGCGGCGGCGGTGTCGGAATGGCTGGCGGGCTTTACCGGTGAGGAATTGGTGCTGAAGCCCGATCTGGATCAAGTGCCTGCATTGTCGGCGGAGCGGGATGCGCAATGGGCGCGGGTTAGCGGGGCCGAATTCCTGACCGATGCTGAGAAACGCGCGCTGCTGGGGCTGCCGGAGCGTGCGGATGGGTGACGGGTATCCTCCGTTCGAATGCGCGCCGGGCCTGCGTCTGGCCGCGCATGAGCGGGTGGCCGAGATTCAGCATGCGCATTTGTGTCGGCGGCTGGATCAGATCGAAGAGATGATGGAGCGGCTGGAACGCCGGTTGTGGCTGACGGTCTATGGCGTGGCGGCGGTGATCCTGGCACAGGCGTTTCAGTCTCTGTTGGTGGTGGCGCCATAAGTTCAATGGGTTACATGGAGAAGTTCATGGATTTGGAGCATAAATTTGCACGGTTCGGCGACGGTTTGTCGGTCACGGATGACGCGGTGATCGAGGGCTATGCAAGCCTGTTTGGGCAGGTCGATCAGGGCAGTGACGTGGTGCAGCGTGGAGCCTATCGCGGCTCGCTTGACGGGCTGGCCAAGGCGGGTCAGCGGGTCAAGATGCTGTGGCAGCACGATCCGTCCCAGCCCATCGGCGTGTGGGACGAAGTGCGTGAGGATGACAAGGGCCTGTGGGTCAAGGGGCGTCTGCTGGAAAGCACGCAGAAGGGCCGCGAGGTGGCGGAACTGATCCGGGCAGGCGCGATGGATGGTCTGTCGATTGGCTATCGCACCAAACGGGCCATTAAGAATGACAAGGGCCAGCGGGTCCTGACCGAACTGGAGCTGTGGGAGGTGTCCTTGGTGACGTTCCCGATGCTGCCCAGTGCGCGGGTGGCGGCGAAGGGGCGAAACCCTGACGCCGAGGAGGCCCTGCGCTGTATTGCCGACGTATTCAACGATGCCCGGCAGGAGCTGGCGCGGAACTAGCGCGCCTCAAAACCACTCAGAACAGGACATGCTGATGAGCAAGACCGAAACCCCGGCCTTGACCGGAGAGGGTGCGCCCCTGGTTCAGGAGGTGAAGCAGGCGATGGCTGGCTTCGTAAATGAATTCAGGGGCCTGAAAGCCGAAGTTAAAACCAAACTGCAACAGACAGAAGAGCGACTGACCATGCTGGATCGTAAATCAACTATCGCGGCACGCCCGCATCTTGCGGCTTCGATCGAGGACGGAGCCCCACATCAGAAGGCATTTGATGCCTATGTGCGGTCTGGCGAAGATGACGGGCTGCGCGGCCTCGAGATGGAAGCCAAATCGCTGTCCTCAGCGGTCAACAGCGATGGTGGCTATCTGGTTGATCCGCAGACCGCCGAGACGATCAAGTCCGTTTTGAACTCGACGGCATCTATCCGGTCGATTGCATCGGTTGTGAATGTCGAGGCAAATTCGTTCGACGTGCTGATTGATCACACCGATGTAGGTGCGGGCTGGGCGGATGAAAACTCGGCCACGGCGGAAACCGGAACCCCGTCGATCGATCGCATCTCGATCCAGCTGCACGAGCTGAGCGCACTGCCCAAGGCGTCGCAGCGTCTGCTGGATGACAGCGCCTTCGATGTCGAAGGTTGGCTGGCCGGGCGCATTGCCGACAAATTTGCACGCGCTGAGGCGGCGGCTTTCATCAACGGCGATGGCGTCGACAAGCCCAAAGGGTTGATGATCCACCGAGCCGTACCGAATGATGCGTGGTCCTGGGGCAGCCTGGGCTATGTTGCGACTGGTATTGATGCAGGTATTGACGCGGATGCGATTGTCGATGTGGTTTATGCACTGGGCGCGCAATACCGGGTCAATGGTACCTTCGTGATGAATTCGAAGACCGCAGGTCTGATCCGCAAGTTGAAAGACAGCGATGGCCGCTTCCTGTGGTCTGATGGTCTGGCCGCAGGTGAGCCGGCGCGTCTGATGGGGTATCCGGTACTGATCGCCGAGGACATGCCGGATGTGGCATCCGACAGTTTCTCAATTGCATTTGGTGACTTCCAGGCTGGTTACACCATTGCCGAGCGTCCTGATCTGCGCGTGCTGCGCGATCCGTTCAGCGCCAAGCCGCATGTGCTGTTCTATGCGACCAAACGCGTCGGCGGCGATGTCAGCGATTTCGCTGCGATCAAGCTGGTGAAATTCGGCACCGCCTAACGCGGGCTGAATCCGGGGGGCGCTGGCCCCTCGGACGGCGGGCGCGGGCCGGGGTGAGATCCTCTGCGTTGTCTAGCTGCTCCCCTCCGTCCGAGCAACGTGGGGCGGCGCGTGTCCGTCATTTTCCAAGGATGGGGCCCCGGAGGGGTCCGAGATTGCGGAGTGAGTGGATGATGTTGATCGAAGAGGCCGCCATCGCGGATGCGGCGCTGCCGGTGGATCAGTTCAAGGCGCATCTGAGATTGGGCACGGGTTTTGCCGAGGATGATGTGCAGAACGAAGTGTTGAAGGGGTTCCTGCGAGCCGCCATTGCGGCGATCGAGGCACGCACCGGCACGGTTCTGATCGCGCGGAACTTCTCGTGGAGTTTGTACAGGTGGCGCGACCCATCGGGAGAGGTGTTGCCCGTGGCCCCGGTGGTTTCAGTGCTGGCTTTGACGCTGACCGACAAGAGCGGCGCTGAAACGGCTGCAGACGCCGCAACTTATCGGCTGGAGCATGATAGCCAACGGCCCCGGGTGCGTCCTATGGGATCCAGCCTGCCTGCCATCAAAACGGGTGGTTCTGCTAAGATTTCTTTTGTCGCGGGGATGGCTCAGGATTGGGGCGGGTTGCCTGCTGATCTGGGGCAGGCGGTATTGCTGCTGGCGGCGCATTACTATGAATACCGAGATGAAACCTCATTGGGCGCGGGTTGTATGCCCTTTGGTGTCACCAGCCTGATCCAGCGCTATCGCATGGTGCGTTTCGGGGCGGGGATTTCGCAATGAAAACGCCGCATCTGAACCGTAAACTGGTGCTGGAGGCGCCAATGCGAAGTGCTGATGGGTCGGGGGGTTATACCGAAACATGGGCTGCGATGGGGACACTGTGGGCCGAAGTGACGGCGCGCAGTGGAGCAGAACGGCAGATCGCTGGAATATCCGTGTCGCGTGTCGGGTATCGCATCGTGGTGCGTGGGGCGCGCATGGGGTCTTCGATGCGTCCCGCGCCTG contains:
- a CDS encoding VOC family protein, with the translated sequence MPLVSLKNTITLAMSVQDRHASADWYAVNLGFELIHHIDEAGWSEMRTNVDGVTLGLGEQAEASPGNCVPVFEVADIVDARRKLEAAGVEFDGETETIEGMVSTATFYDPDRNALMLAQDLTGQG
- a CDS encoding DNA-packaging protein, which translates into the protein MKSGAGWLASAPVAVQNRFLSEIGEGGLCALPFLFEFWALPHQLPPEGDWRSWVIMGGRGAGKTRAGSEWVRQVVEGALPLDRGEACRVALVGETFDQVRDVMIFGDSGILQCSPPDRRPTWKASERKLIWPNGAEAQAFSAHDPEGLRGPQFDAAWVDELAKWKKAGETWDMLQFALRLGDRPRVCVTTTPRNVKVLKALLASPSTVTTHAPTEANRANLAESFLAEVRARYAGTRLGRQELDGVLLSDAEGALWTGSMLEAARVDRVPDLDRIVVALDPAVTAGSDADACGIVVVGAQLQGPPEEWRAFVLADRTVQGVGPAGWAQAAIDAMDELGAERLVAEVNQGGQLVEEVVRQVDPLVPFRAVRASRGKVARAEPVAALYEQGRVSHVAGLHALEEQMCQMTARGFEGQGSPDRVDALVWALHELVVGPAGAYRRPRVRAL
- a CDS encoding phage major capsid protein, with protein sequence MSKTETPALTGEGAPLVQEVKQAMAGFVNEFRGLKAEVKTKLQQTEERLTMLDRKSTIAARPHLAASIEDGAPHQKAFDAYVRSGEDDGLRGLEMEAKSLSSAVNSDGGYLVDPQTAETIKSVLNSTASIRSIASVVNVEANSFDVLIDHTDVGAGWADENSATAETGTPSIDRISIQLHELSALPKASQRLLDDSAFDVEGWLAGRIADKFARAEAAAFINGDGVDKPKGLMIHRAVPNDAWSWGSLGYVATGIDAGIDADAIVDVVYALGAQYRVNGTFVMNSKTAGLIRKLKDSDGRFLWSDGLAAGEPARLMGYPVLIAEDMPDVASDSFSIAFGDFQAGYTIAERPDLRVLRDPFSAKPHVLFYATKRVGGDVSDFAAIKLVKFGTA
- a CDS encoding phage head closure protein — translated: MKTPHLNRKLVLEAPMRSADGSGGYTETWAAMGTLWAEVTARSGAERQIAGISVSRVGYRIVVRGARMGSSMRPAPDQRFREGNRRFVIRAVAELDARGKYLTCFADEEVVA
- a CDS encoding DEAD/DEAH box helicase, producing MFDFDMLGLAPALNEALKRANFTQPTPIQNQAIPLALNGHDILGLAQTGTGKTLAFGLPLIDHLLAQSGKPDPKTSKALILAPTRELVNQIADSLRTLTKGTKLRVATVVGGQSINKQIMILSRGTDILVATPGRLIDLMERGAVNLGAVRHLVLDEADQMLDLGFIHALRKIAPALGTPRQTMLFSATMPKQMEELSRAYLTNPQRVQVSPPGKAADKITQSLHFVSKPGKPIKLREILSKDVDALTLVFTRTKHGAERLMKGLVADGYNAASIHGNKSQGQRDRAIKAFRAGEINILVATDVAARGIDIPGVAYVINFDLPEVPDNYVHRIGRTARAGREGEAIAFCSPEEVDLLRQIQKLMKIEIPVASGSMPEAVQPEKPARRPSNRRRGFKPKPANGEGKPAANKRRRPRGKRPAA
- a CDS encoding phage portal protein; the protein is MVFDFLRRGSAGEAPEAKASAAGPVVAWQTGGRVAWSPRDAVSLTRTGFSGNPVGFRSVKLIAEAAAALPLALQDQAQRYEAHPMLSLMRRPNAAQGRAELMEAVFGQLLLSGNAYVEAVQAEEGLPVELHVLRSDRMSVVPGADGWPRAYDYTAGGKTHRFAAEAICHIKSFHPQDDHYGFSPMQAAAMAIDVHNSASRWSKSLLDNAARPSGALVWKGGDGHGVMAEDQFRRLSDEIEQNYRGARNAGRPMVLEGGLDWKPMGFSPSDMEFQKTKEAAAREIALAFGVPPMLLGIQGDATYSNYQEANRAFYRLTVLPLVTRVAAAVSEWLAGFTGEELVLKPDLDQVPALSAERDAQWARVSGAEFLTDAEKRALLGLPERADG
- a CDS encoding winged helix-turn-helix transcriptional regulator, which gives rise to MDINTLVKLTSRAWSLNILALLHAKVPGRQAPLLAATNASRTAFATSLAHLIELGMIERNPGHGHPLRSEFRLTPTGIEAASVASKIITTARTEDETRLLRKTWTVPVLALAGTPHRFSAIKSGLTIITDRALSSSLHQLEERNWIQRNIDTAERMPFPTYQAVNAGKEISRAVGLPL
- a CDS encoding HK97 family phage prohead protease; protein product: MEKFMDLEHKFARFGDGLSVTDDAVIEGYASLFGQVDQGSDVVQRGAYRGSLDGLAKAGQRVKMLWQHDPSQPIGVWDEVREDDKGLWVKGRLLESTQKGREVAELIRAGAMDGLSIGYRTKRAIKNDKGQRVLTELELWEVSLVTFPMLPSARVAAKGRNPDAEEALRCIADVFNDARQELARN
- a CDS encoding head-tail connector protein encodes the protein MMLIEEAAIADAALPVDQFKAHLRLGTGFAEDDVQNEVLKGFLRAAIAAIEARTGTVLIARNFSWSLYRWRDPSGEVLPVAPVVSVLALTLTDKSGAETAADAATYRLEHDSQRPRVRPMGSSLPAIKTGGSAKISFVAGMAQDWGGLPADLGQAVLLLAAHYYEYRDETSLGAGCMPFGVTSLIQRYRMVRFGAGISQ